Proteins co-encoded in one Candidatus Bathyarchaeota archaeon genomic window:
- a CDS encoding terminase family protein, with translation MKMRPELEILAEKFKHDPVFFAEKLLGFKPTPYQAKLLRDPSKRISARWCRQSGKTTTFGIKLLHFAVTNSNVNVIVVTPSLRQSRNVRDKMEPLINAIPKTVRRLIFKKVQRETIRLRNGSVIKFYPNSPDLIRGETADMIYVDEAAMFREDRYIFNQVLKHMLATTERKGHGYLYVSSTPKNMKSMFYEMCQPESGFSHHHVTWRETVEAGLISREWVEEMRKQLLPAEFRMELEAEFVEDADSWLPYDLISNCIDALLEPYGFEDNPKGEFYIGVDLGKYVDYSVVAVVEREGPKLKLVHLHRFPLKTPYANVIGYVKALCEHYSQIEAVYVDQTGIGEYIVEDMRKSGIPAVKGIILTMQEKEKIMTFLKQKMLNRQISIYHDNELIAELNTEKFEVTKEGRIKFSHPVGTHDDMLWAFALAVYATKDTAGKILIL, from the coding sequence TTGAAAATGAGGCCGGAACTGGAGATATTAGCTGAAAAGTTTAAGCATGATCCCGTATTTTTCGCTGAGAAACTTTTAGGTTTTAAGCCTACGCCGTATCAAGCAAAGCTACTGCGCGACCCAAGTAAGCGTATTTCGGCTCGTTGGTGCCGTCAGTCAGGGAAAACTACAACTTTTGGTATAAAACTGTTACATTTCGCAGTTACAAATTCAAACGTTAACGTTATTGTTGTTACGCCTTCTTTGAGGCAAAGTAGGAATGTTAGGGATAAAATGGAACCCTTGATAAACGCTATTCCTAAAACTGTCCGCAGATTAATCTTCAAGAAAGTTCAACGTGAAACTATTAGGCTTAGAAACGGTAGTGTAATCAAGTTTTATCCTAACAGTCCAGACCTAATTCGAGGCGAAACCGCCGACATGATTTATGTGGACGAAGCAGCCATGTTCCGTGAAGACCGCTACATCTTCAATCAAGTTTTGAAGCATATGTTGGCGACGACCGAACGTAAGGGACATGGCTACCTATATGTTTCCTCAACTCCGAAGAACATGAAAAGCATGTTTTATGAAATGTGCCAGCCTGAAAGCGGTTTCAGCCACCATCACGTTACTTGGCGTGAAACCGTTGAGGCTGGTTTAATAAGCCGTGAATGGGTTGAGGAAATGCGTAAGCAGCTCCTACCAGCAGAATTCAGAATGGAACTCGAAGCAGAATTCGTAGAAGACGCCGATTCCTGGCTTCCATACGATTTAATAAGCAACTGTATAGACGCTTTATTGGAACCCTACGGTTTTGAAGACAACCCAAAAGGAGAATTCTACATTGGCGTAGACCTAGGCAAGTATGTGGATTACAGCGTTGTGGCAGTTGTTGAACGTGAAGGCCCCAAGCTAAAACTTGTTCATTTGCATAGGTTTCCGCTTAAAACTCCATACGCAAACGTTATAGGCTATGTTAAGGCTTTATGCGAACACTACAGCCAAATAGAAGCTGTTTACGTTGACCAAACCGGCATAGGCGAATACATAGTTGAAGACATGCGTAAAAGCGGAATTCCAGCAGTTAAAGGCATAATTTTAACCATGCAAGAAAAAGAGAAAATTATGACTTTTCTTAAACAGAAAATGCTGAACCGGCAAATTTCAATTTATCACGACAACGAATTAATTGCGGAACTAAACACTGAAAAATTCGAAGTGACAAAAGAGGGAAGAATAAAGTTTAGTCACCCAGTTGGAACTCATGATGATATGCTATGGGCTTTTGCATTGGCAGTTTACGCAACAAAAGATACCGCTGGAAAAATATTGATTCTTTAA
- a CDS encoding GNAT family N-acetyltransferase — MKSKRLKREFLEITSIKRKFIPKKRKYLINIAYKTGVELTSRTSEVAKAFGLGVDEEREFIIYDDFEIEVGEKDIVYITGDSGSGKSVLLKKLNGIFHGKTVDMNSIEIEENKPIIDTVGNDVKEAIEILSRVGLNDAFIFLRKYSELSDGQKYRYRLAKLVESSAQIWICDEFCSLLDRETAKIVAYNVQKMARKLGKGVFAATCHKDLLQDLKPDIYVHKKFGREVEIQYYNSKKDFPAECTVLNEIQIEQGKREDYLKLSEFHYRSHRLPPPRKIFRAVKENEVAGVIVYSYPALAVAARKRVLEKNLPVKELNKVLSCISRVIVHPKYRSIGLGQKLVRETLTKCGTLYVEALAVMAKYNPFFEKAGMKKVVEHKPPKEITEIVNQLLKIGFNLEKMSSKNYNLKKLKKLSERELKEIRTILSSYPHPRLVRQLNSKSMFMNRESWQKILEKASLEKLASLIRLVSLLSQTKVYLFWRTNQN; from the coding sequence ATGAAAAGTAAAAGACTGAAAAGGGAATTTCTAGAAATAACTAGCATAAAGAGAAAGTTTATTCCAAAAAAGAGGAAATATTTGATTAACATAGCGTATAAGACCGGGGTAGAATTAACTTCGAGAACAAGCGAAGTTGCAAAGGCCTTCGGATTAGGCGTAGATGAAGAAAGAGAATTCATAATTTATGATGACTTCGAAATTGAAGTTGGAGAGAAGGACATAGTCTATATTACTGGAGACAGCGGAAGCGGAAAATCGGTCTTACTCAAAAAATTGAATGGAATTTTCCATGGAAAAACAGTTGACATGAATAGTATAGAAATTGAGGAAAATAAGCCCATAATCGATACTGTTGGAAACGACGTTAAAGAAGCCATAGAAATCCTCAGTCGAGTAGGCTTAAACGACGCCTTCATATTTCTCAGAAAATACTCTGAGCTTAGCGACGGCCAAAAATACCGTTACCGACTTGCAAAACTTGTTGAAAGCAGTGCTCAAATATGGATATGCGACGAGTTCTGCAGTTTACTTGACAGAGAAACAGCAAAAATAGTTGCCTACAACGTGCAAAAAATGGCCAGAAAACTTGGAAAGGGAGTTTTTGCAGCTACTTGCCACAAAGACTTGCTTCAAGACTTAAAACCAGACATTTACGTGCATAAAAAGTTTGGAAGAGAGGTGGAAATCCAGTATTATAATTCGAAAAAAGATTTTCCAGCCGAATGCACAGTTTTAAATGAAATTCAAATTGAACAGGGAAAACGTGAAGACTATTTGAAACTCTCAGAATTTCATTACCGTAGTCATAGGCTTCCTCCCCCAAGAAAAATTTTCCGAGCCGTAAAAGAAAATGAGGTTGCAGGAGTAATCGTTTATAGCTATCCAGCCTTGGCTGTTGCTGCCAGAAAGAGGGTCTTAGAAAAAAATCTGCCTGTAAAAGAGTTGAATAAGGTTTTAAGCTGTATCAGCCGAGTGATTGTTCACCCAAAGTATAGGAGCATAGGACTAGGCCAAAAACTGGTTAGAGAAACCCTTACTAAATGCGGAACCCTATATGTGGAAGCATTAGCAGTTATGGCGAAATACAACCCGTTTTTTGAGAAAGCCGGCATGAAAAAAGTTGTAGAGCATAAACCACCAAAGGAAATAACTGAAATCGTCAATCAGCTTTTAAAAATAGGTTTCAATCTTGAAAAAATGAGCAGCAAAAATTACAACCTAAAGAAGTTGAAGAAACTTTCTGAAAGGGAACTGAAGGAAATTAGAACCATTTTGTCAAGTTATCCTCATCCAAGGCTTGTCAGACAGTTAAATTCAAAATCGATGTTCATGAATAGGGAGTCTTGGCAAAAGATCCTAGAAAAAGCCAGTTTAGAAAAGCTTGCGTCGTTGATTAGACTTGTTTCCTTGCTTTCCCAGACTAAGGTTTACCTTTTCTGGAGGACGAATCAAAATTGA
- a CDS encoding HK97 gp10 family phage protein has protein sequence MSVEVSITVSGMEELRRKINKLNSELKRKVNDELREIGSLISERAKNLAPIRTGRLRSSIFSRVEDWTLKVGANAPYAGYVEFGTRWIKPRHFMLRAVQENTSKIKGLLNEAVSSAISEAST, from the coding sequence ATGTCGGTTGAAGTTTCAATAACTGTTAGCGGCATGGAAGAACTACGGCGGAAAATCAACAAGCTCAACTCGGAACTTAAAAGAAAAGTTAATGATGAACTACGTGAAATTGGAAGCTTAATCAGTGAAAGAGCGAAAAATCTTGCTCCTATACGTACTGGAAGGTTAAGATCAAGCATTTTCAGCCGAGTTGAAGACTGGACGTTAAAGGTTGGAGCTAACGCCCCATATGCCGGCTACGTTGAGTTTGGAACCAGATGGATTAAACCTAGACATTTCATGTTAAGGGCTGTTCAAGAGAACACTTCGAAAATTAAGGGCTTATTGAATGAGGCTGTTTCTTCAGCCATTTCGGAGGCTTCAACGTGA
- a CDS encoding phage gp6-like head-tail connector protein, producing the protein MVNVTPERVRNRLNIGSEEVEDEKLNEFIKDATAEIELQTGREIDYENCSQIEAAAITDLAAIYCICYLTGGKAVGLNFNVGNIQVSSLSNSPSISILESRLKELIEKLREKSLLRD; encoded by the coding sequence ATGGTAAACGTAACTCCAGAGAGAGTTAGGAACAGGCTCAACATAGGCTCTGAAGAAGTTGAAGATGAAAAGTTAAATGAGTTTATTAAAGATGCAACGGCTGAAATTGAGCTTCAAACTGGACGGGAAATCGATTATGAAAACTGCAGTCAGATAGAGGCTGCTGCAATCACGGATTTAGCGGCAATTTACTGCATCTGCTACTTAACTGGAGGAAAAGCAGTAGGATTAAACTTCAATGTTGGAAACATCCAGGTTAGCAGTCTATCAAATTCGCCTTCAATTTCAATTCTTGAAAGCAGACTGAAAGAACTTATCGAAAAACTACGTGAAAAAAGCCTTTTAAGGGATTAA
- a CDS encoding phage major capsid protein, which translates to MEIDEILEFETDRKGVNPRVFEAVMKDAEMKGYYEKVINQAEKNRFFKKFLNLGVKEGLFSDILGAVGRIHDMVVEAAYPNLISRDIITVIPTKESVERFVKAKKGKAYVMAESGEVFIVGERYETVDIYTNIEIRAAAEWTEKFLEDATWNVMERQTEALGKTIALKELELVLNLYDAIESSSLAGGAVLDGNSTAMDWNKITELHDAVINEDFSPNVLLLHPRQLSQLLRDDKFINANYKPSGEFDVRTGSFGEVLGMRVLSSTKCTNGVVYAIDTTVAAVMLVRRDITTKPYEDIIRGTYGVVASERVGMAILQSKAVAKMTNIATAL; encoded by the coding sequence ATGGAAATTGATGAAATTTTAGAATTTGAAACCGACAGGAAGGGAGTTAATCCAAGAGTCTTTGAAGCAGTAATGAAAGATGCGGAAATGAAAGGCTACTATGAGAAGGTTATCAATCAAGCCGAGAAAAACAGGTTTTTCAAGAAATTCTTAAATTTGGGGGTTAAAGAGGGGCTTTTCAGTGACATTTTAGGTGCTGTTGGAAGAATTCACGACATGGTTGTTGAGGCAGCATACCCCAATCTTATTTCTAGGGATATAATCACGGTTATACCAACTAAGGAGTCTGTTGAACGTTTTGTCAAAGCGAAGAAGGGTAAAGCCTACGTTATGGCGGAGTCAGGGGAAGTATTCATCGTAGGCGAAAGATACGAAACCGTTGACATTTACACTAACATTGAAATTAGGGCTGCTGCAGAATGGACCGAAAAATTCCTCGAAGACGCAACATGGAACGTCATGGAGAGACAAACTGAGGCTCTAGGAAAAACTATAGCCCTGAAAGAACTGGAACTAGTGTTAAACCTTTATGACGCAATAGAATCCTCAAGCCTAGCCGGCGGAGCCGTTCTGGACGGGAACTCCACGGCTATGGACTGGAACAAGATAACTGAACTCCACGATGCAGTAATAAACGAAGACTTTTCACCGAACGTTCTGCTTCTACATCCAAGGCAGCTATCACAACTTCTAAGAGATGACAAGTTCATAAATGCAAACTATAAGCCAAGCGGAGAATTTGACGTTAGAACTGGAAGTTTCGGCGAAGTTCTAGGGATGCGTGTCTTGTCAAGTACGAAGTGCACCAACGGAGTTGTTTACGCAATAGATACAACCGTTGCCGCTGTAATGCTTGTTAGAAGAGACATCACAACAAAGCCCTACGAAGACATTATCAGGGGAACTTACGGAGTGGTTGCATCCGAAAGAGTAGGCATGGCCATCCTACAAAGCAAAGCAGTAGCAAAAATGACGAACATAGCCACTGCACTTTAG
- a CDS encoding DUF2190 family protein produces the protein MADNSGFPECEVGDLITSLGDSTVLSLEAEADITKGWPVYLTSDLKVSPSTGNDNAVGIALKTVSTGDQCPVCTRGIVKVEAAGSIARGAAVRSASNGKVAQLTDQDVDEGGTATYTIYYARKLGIALCSASADGDQILILVGK, from the coding sequence ATGGCTGATAATTCAGGTTTTCCAGAATGCGAAGTTGGAGATTTGATTACAAGCCTCGGAGACTCCACAGTTTTAAGCCTCGAAGCAGAAGCAGACATAACCAAAGGATGGCCTGTCTACCTAACTTCAGACCTAAAGGTTTCACCAAGCACTGGAAACGATAACGCAGTAGGAATAGCCCTAAAAACAGTTTCCACCGGTGACCAATGCCCAGTCTGCACTAGAGGAATAGTGAAAGTTGAAGCAGCCGGGTCTATAGCCCGCGGAGCAGCCGTCCGCTCAGCCTCAAATGGAAAAGTTGCACAGCTAACAGACCAGGATGTAGACGAAGGAGGGACGGCCACCTACACGATTTATTATGCAAGAAAACTTGGAATAGCTCTTTGCTCAGCCTCGGCCGATGGAGACCAAATACTAATACTTGTTGGCAAGTAG
- a CDS encoding MBL fold metallo-hydrolase, whose protein sequence is MKKLRRLINFALFLLIIHSFASNFLVICTFENSIEVTVYFFDVGQGDSIFIDTNGEDVLIDGGPRGAGSTVMAYLNELNISHIDIVVATHPDADHIGGLITVLDSSITVDMVLFNGQEKETKTYEDFISLAQDKVTLANRSQVYVLDSNVNLTVLNPTQPLEFSDENSNSIVLKLQVGTVSFLFTGDATFETEESMINAGLNLKSQVLKVSHHGSKYATSNEFLDAVNATYAVISVSKNNPYGHPHEETMQRLLNHNITVYGTFASGTIIMSTDGQTMEVHGNPEPIPEFSSTITLALTLVLTAIFCFARKHGLT, encoded by the coding sequence ATGAAAAAACTCAGGCGCCTCATCAACTTCGCCCTATTCCTACTTATTATCCACTCCTTCGCAAGCAACTTCCTCGTTATATGCACTTTTGAAAACTCAATTGAGGTCACGGTGTACTTCTTTGATGTTGGCCAAGGAGACTCTATATTCATTGATACAAACGGCGAAGACGTGTTGATTGACGGTGGACCACGTGGAGCTGGTTCAACTGTGATGGCGTATTTAAACGAGCTTAACATTTCCCATATTGACATAGTTGTTGCAACTCATCCAGACGCGGATCATATAGGCGGCCTTATCACAGTGTTAGACTCCAGCATTACGGTTGACATGGTTCTGTTTAACGGGCAGGAAAAGGAGACGAAGACTTACGAAGATTTCATCAGCTTAGCCCAAGACAAGGTGACGCTTGCAAACAGAAGCCAAGTATATGTTTTAGATTCAAACGTGAACCTTACCGTTTTGAATCCTACACAGCCATTAGAGTTCAGCGATGAAAACAGTAACAGCATAGTTTTAAAGTTACAGGTCGGAACTGTAAGCTTCCTCTTCACCGGCGACGCCACATTTGAAACCGAAGAAAGCATGATTAACGCAGGATTAAACCTTAAAAGCCAAGTGTTAAAAGTGAGTCATCACGGAAGCAAGTACGCAACATCAAACGAGTTCCTAGACGCTGTAAACGCAACGTACGCTGTTATAAGTGTAAGCAAAAACAACCCCTACGGCCACCCACATGAAGAAACCATGCAACGACTACTTAACCATAACATTACAGTGTATGGCACATTTGCCTCCGGAACAATAATCATGAGTACGGATGGTCAAACCATGGAGGTTCATGGAAATCCGGAACCAATCCCGGAATTTTCATCAACAATTACTTTAGCATTAACTCTAGTTTTAACAGCCATATTCTGCTTCGCAAGAAAACATGGGTTAACATGA
- a CDS encoding ribbon-helix-helix protein, CopG family, which yields MDKTEETTTLKIYKDAHKRLTVLLGELTAQSGKMLTYADALRIILQSSVTLPKELLSKVDEIIKERKDLGYTTREDFVRDAVRRRLEQLAGEFEYIIVPREDYEKLEEAINEMNAPFRNAADFVRKQIEEIIEKYEELKKTEQKRRRK from the coding sequence ATGGACAAAACAGAAGAAACCACAACTCTAAAAATCTATAAGGACGCCCACAAAAGACTCACCGTTCTGCTCGGCGAATTAACAGCCCAAAGCGGAAAAATGCTAACCTATGCAGACGCACTACGCATAATTCTACAATCATCAGTAACGCTTCCAAAGGAACTTCTAAGCAAAGTCGACGAAATAATAAAGGAAAGAAAAGACCTAGGATACACAACACGTGAAGACTTCGTGAGAGACGCCGTAAGAAGAAGACTAGAGCAGTTAGCCGGAGAATTTGAGTACATAATAGTGCCAAGGGAAGACTACGAAAAACTCGAAGAGGCAATAAACGAAATGAATGCACCGTTTAGAAATGCAGCAGACTTTGTGAGAAAACAAATAGAGGAAATAATAGAGAAATACGAAGAACTTAAAAAGACTGAGCAGAAGAGAAGGCGAAAATGA
- the hypE gene encoding hydrogenase expression/formation protein HypE produces the protein MMHGAGGAVMNELIKSYILKYLGGGKFEVSLEALDDAAVVNGIVLKSDSHAVKPIFFPGGDIGRLAVSGTVNDIAVLGAQPVALACGFILEEGLPISDFEKILESMKATCEEAGVHIVTGDTKVVEKGNLGGCVVNVSGIGLRSKNLDHNLTVVRSFRPDFRARWILDSNLKPGDKIIVSGTVGDHGLAVLSAQEGLNFGSQIKSDVKPLNKLVERLLEVGGIVAMKDPTRGGLSNALNELSEKSKVGILVYEERIPVRTDVKVACEMLGIDPLEVGNEGKLVIGVVPEKAEEVLEMLRKTEEGRDAQIIGEATKEFDVVAMQTVVGGKRILTPPVGDPVPRIC, from the coding sequence ATGATGCATGGCGCCGGCGGAGCAGTAATGAACGAACTAATAAAAAGTTACATTTTGAAGTATTTAGGCGGAGGAAAATTCGAGGTTTCCCTTGAGGCTTTGGACGATGCGGCTGTTGTGAACGGCATTGTTTTAAAGTCTGATTCGCATGCTGTTAAGCCCATCTTCTTTCCAGGCGGAGACATCGGCAGACTGGCAGTAAGCGGAACAGTAAACGATATAGCTGTTTTGGGTGCCCAACCAGTAGCATTAGCGTGCGGTTTCATACTTGAAGAAGGATTGCCAATATCCGATTTTGAAAAAATTTTGGAGAGTATGAAAGCGACATGCGAAGAGGCTGGAGTTCACATCGTAACTGGAGACACCAAAGTGGTTGAAAAGGGAAATCTAGGCGGATGCGTAGTGAACGTCTCCGGAATAGGTTTAAGAAGCAAAAATCTAGACCACAACTTAACTGTTGTCCGCAGCTTCAGGCCAGATTTTAGGGCTAGATGGATACTCGACTCCAACTTGAAGCCGGGAGACAAAATAATCGTTTCAGGCACAGTCGGCGATCACGGTTTAGCTGTTCTCTCGGCCCAAGAGGGACTAAACTTTGGAAGCCAAATAAAATCTGATGTTAAGCCTTTGAACAAGCTTGTCGAAAGACTACTTGAAGTAGGCGGCATAGTAGCCATGAAAGACCCAACTCGGGGAGGACTATCAAACGCCTTAAACGAGCTCAGCGAAAAATCGAAGGTTGGAATTCTTGTCTATGAAGAAAGAATTCCGGTGCGAACAGACGTTAAGGTTGCATGTGAAATGTTAGGGATAGACCCTTTGGAAGTTGGAAATGAAGGAAAACTCGTAATTGGGGTTGTACCTGAAAAGGCAGAAGAAGTCTTAGAAATGCTTAGAAAAACAGAAGAGGGGAGAGATGCTCAAATAATCGGTGAAGCAACGAAGGAATTCGACGTGGTGGCCATGCAGACGGTAGTTGGCGGGAAAAGAATATTAACTCCGCCTGTTGGAGACCCGGTTCCGAGAATATGCTGA
- a CDS encoding CPBP family intramembrane metalloprotease, whose translation MKNLAALLTIYLLTSLVVFASAEISKAKLLPLAVSFILLFIAYIWYRRYSRKIELSKEIPKVDAGKVWTLIFGLFFLSMLVRIPFVLLYGEPYEKIVVIYLILMMMTWILRCKPSVFGFKFEGIGKSLTVGAVYYAVLEFSAVIVRLVFVFFFVGEIYVIGYDFVPFLLSFPFATFCVGISEEGLFRGLMQTLLQKFCSAKVAIFVQSALFGLWHFIWHVSPLNFGEMAAHILSSFIIGALFGYFYSIAGNLAPLILVHGLVDSFPFGYVLNQTAVSKLANSSIFSQFMVYVAPYILSITLVFILTRRLAEWMKKP comes from the coding sequence ATGAAAAATCTCGCTGCACTTCTAACCATTTACCTTTTGACTTCATTGGTTGTTTTTGCTTCCGCTGAGATTTCAAAGGCTAAACTGCTTCCATTAGCTGTTTCATTCATCCTACTTTTCATAGCTTACATATGGTACAGAAGGTATTCAAGAAAGATTGAGCTTTCAAAAGAAATTCCGAAAGTTGACGCTGGAAAAGTTTGGACTTTAATTTTTGGCCTATTCTTTCTTTCGATGCTGGTTAGAATTCCGTTTGTCCTATTATATGGAGAGCCGTACGAGAAGATAGTTGTCATTTACCTTATTCTTATGATGATGACGTGGATTTTACGTTGTAAACCGTCAGTTTTCGGCTTTAAATTTGAGGGAATTGGAAAATCTTTGACGGTAGGAGCAGTCTATTATGCTGTTTTAGAGTTTTCGGCAGTAATCGTTCGGCTTGTTTTTGTTTTCTTTTTTGTTGGAGAAATCTATGTGATTGGTTACGACTTTGTGCCTTTCTTACTTTCGTTTCCATTTGCAACTTTCTGTGTGGGTATAAGTGAAGAAGGCTTGTTTAGAGGGTTAATGCAGACTCTTCTTCAGAAATTTTGCAGTGCCAAAGTAGCTATTTTTGTTCAGTCTGCACTTTTCGGATTATGGCATTTCATCTGGCACGTTTCCCCTTTAAATTTTGGAGAAATGGCCGCTCATATACTTTCAAGTTTCATTATCGGAGCTTTATTCGGCTATTTTTACAGTATAGCGGGAAATCTTGCGCCTTTAATACTTGTGCATGGATTAGTTGACAGTTTTCCGTTCGGTTACGTGTTGAATCAGACAGCAGTTAGCAAGCTGGCAAATTCCTCGATTTTTAGCCAGTTTATGGTTTATGTTGCACCCTATATTTTATCAATAACCTTGGTGTTCATACTTACTAGGCGGTTGGCAGAGTGGATGAAGAAGCCATGA
- the hypD gene encoding hydrogenase formation protein HypD, with protein MSVKWLRFRNAELAKQVVEKIKAIAPSYEVKICHVCGTHEWTITHYGLRELLPENVEVIAGPGCPVCVTPAAEIDEAIKLALEGVTVTVFGDALRVPGSDGSLLDAKAEGADVRVVYGIDDAVKMALKEKSKQFVFFAIGFETTAPSTANVVLGKPPENFSILVSHRLIPPAMELLLGIGDLRIDGFIAPGHVSTIIGLKPYEIFPKAYCMPTVVAGFEPLDVLVAIYMILKQIKEGKAKLENEYVRAVTPEGNVKAQKLMNEAFKVVNGNWRGLGRLPSSAFALKEEYEKLDARKRFNIRVENARDLHPGCQCHLVMIGKIKPDECPLFLKACRPEHPMGPCMVSFEGTCRIWARHTSKG; from the coding sequence ATGAGCGTTAAATGGTTGAGATTCAGAAACGCAGAACTTGCAAAACAAGTTGTGGAGAAAATAAAGGCTATTGCACCTAGTTATGAGGTTAAAATATGCCATGTCTGTGGAACCCACGAATGGACAATTACTCATTATGGACTTAGAGAACTCCTACCTGAAAACGTTGAGGTTATAGCGGGTCCAGGCTGCCCAGTATGTGTAACTCCAGCGGCAGAAATAGATGAGGCAATAAAACTTGCGCTTGAAGGAGTAACCGTCACCGTTTTCGGAGATGCATTAAGGGTTCCAGGCTCAGACGGTTCCCTTCTAGACGCAAAAGCTGAAGGGGCAGACGTAAGAGTGGTCTACGGCATAGACGATGCTGTTAAGATGGCTCTCAAAGAAAAATCGAAACAGTTTGTCTTTTTTGCAATAGGCTTCGAAACTACGGCGCCTTCAACGGCAAATGTCGTTTTAGGAAAGCCTCCAGAAAACTTTTCCATACTGGTTTCTCACCGTTTGATTCCGCCTGCAATGGAGCTTCTACTTGGAATAGGAGACTTGAGAATAGACGGTTTCATCGCACCCGGCCATGTTTCAACAATAATAGGATTAAAACCCTACGAGATTTTTCCGAAAGCGTACTGTATGCCAACGGTTGTAGCCGGCTTCGAACCGTTAGACGTGTTAGTTGCAATTTACATGATTCTTAAACAGATTAAGGAAGGAAAAGCCAAACTTGAAAACGAGTATGTGAGAGCCGTAACTCCGGAGGGAAACGTGAAAGCTCAAAAATTGATGAATGAAGCATTTAAAGTTGTTAACGGAAATTGGCGAGGCTTAGGAAGACTTCCAAGCTCAGCCTTTGCCCTAAAAGAAGAATACGAAAAACTTGATGCTAGAAAACGCTTTAACATACGTGTAGAGAATGCACGTGACCTACATCCGGGCTGCCAGTGTCACTTGGTTATGATTGGGAAAATAAAGCCTGACGAATGTCCACTTTTCTTGAAAGCCTGTAGGCCGGAACATCCGATGGGACCATGCATGGTCTCCTTCGAGGGAACATGCCGAATATGGGCAAGGCATACAAGCAAAGGATAA
- a CDS encoding ATP-binding protein — MVDPRIALINERLKEINNIIAVSSGKGGVGKSLVASTLALTLAKKGYEVGLFDLDFTSPSTHLILGVKGLTPKEDKGIVPPKVYGLRYMSIVYYSGEYASPLRGADISNALIELLTVTRWEKLDFLIMDMPPGISDATLDLIRLVKGIKFLIVTTPSKLAFETVRKLMNLLEELKIPIIGIVENMKIKDSQFIRQKTENRKIPYLGEIPFDSYLEDAIGDVNRLLETTFAKKIGEIVEKIVNFSVKNER; from the coding sequence ATGGTTGACCCAAGAATAGCCTTGATAAACGAAAGACTAAAGGAAATAAACAATATAATTGCTGTTTCAAGCGGAAAAGGCGGAGTAGGAAAAAGCCTAGTTGCTTCAACTCTGGCTTTAACGCTAGCTAAGAAAGGCTATGAAGTAGGTTTATTCGACTTAGACTTTACAAGTCCTTCAACCCATCTAATCTTAGGCGTGAAAGGTTTAACTCCGAAAGAGGATAAAGGTATAGTTCCGCCGAAAGTTTACGGCCTAAGGTACATGTCAATTGTTTACTACTCCGGTGAATATGCTTCTCCATTAAGGGGAGCGGACATATCAAACGCTTTAATCGAACTGCTCACAGTCACAAGGTGGGAAAAACTCGACTTTCTCATAATGGATATGCCGCCTGGAATAAGCGACGCAACCCTAGACTTGATAAGACTCGTGAAGGGAATAAAGTTTCTGATAGTCACAACTCCTTCTAAGCTTGCATTTGAAACTGTTAGAAAACTGATGAACTTGCTTGAAGAGCTGAAAATACCAATAATTGGAATCGTTGAAAACATGAAGATTAAAGACTCTCAGTTTATAAGACAGAAGACAGAAAATCGAAAGATACCGTATTTAGGAGAAATTCCCTTTGACAGCTATCTCGAAGATGCAATAGGTGATGTAAATAGACTTTTAGAAACAACCTTCGCCAAGAAAATCGGAGAAATAGTTGAAAAGATAGTTAATTTTAGTGTTAAAAATGAGCGTTAA